The following proteins are encoded in a genomic region of Cryptomeria japonica chromosome 11, Sugi_1.0, whole genome shotgun sequence:
- the LOC131077674 gene encoding brassinosteroid LRR receptor kinase BRL2-like, with protein MLSWRNHLHGRLIIPNGLVHWMTVFDVSRNALTGYVPSLWPPYLQLLMVNDNALVGTIPPSLCNLDHLVKLDLANNKLNGNIPPCFSNYKAIQVLNLGGNSLEGSIPHGLCCSSLIVRNNKLSGAFPPSITDCKRLQVLDIGHNRFAGEIPWSVGNLSALQVLMMKSNHFKGRIPSEIVQLKKLQILDLSSNNISGFIPRNISSLQAMVIPREDGHMLSTLSNSFHIFVREKGLNTYFKLGPFDTYVIRVPSHVELDMTVKGLERHYSYILSTTTYIDLSSKQLKGEFPVDFGKLKGLGFLNLSMNNLSGVIPHSLGEMSQLESLDLSSNRRFYGSIPVEIQSLTSLECLDLSNNNLSGNIPQGGQMITFDNTSYSGNPYLEGCPLPKKCSWPQFSPPLRSPNEIQDRNEGFRKKISWYVIGLGFSHVSGFCCVMLLLAVRKAWREKYFNRVDKILKFSFPSIQNKRL; from the coding sequence ATGCTAAGTTGGAGAAATCATTTGCATGGCAGGCTTATTATCCCAAATGGCTTAGTTCATTGGATGACAGTGTTTGATGTGTCCAGAAATGCATTGACTGGATACGTGCCGTCTTTGTGGCCTCCATATTTACAGCTATTGATGGTTAATGACAATGCTCTAGTCGGCACCATTCCTCCAAGTTTGTGCAATTTGGATCACCTTGTAAAGTTAGATCTGGCAAACAACAAATTGAATGGCAATATTCCTCCATGCTTTTCAAATTATAAGGCAATTCAGGTGTTGAATTTAGGGGGTAATAGTCTGGAGGGAAGCATACCCCATGGGCTATGCTGCTCCTCTTTAATTGTAAGAAATAATAAGTTAAGTGGAGCCTTCCCTCCGTCAATCACTGATTGCAAGAGATTACAAGTACTAGATATTGGGCATAACAGATTTGCTGGGGAAATTCCATGGTCAGTGGGAAATCTATCAGCCCTTCAAGTGTTGATGATGAAGAGTAATCATTTCAAAGGTAGAATTCCTTCAGAAATTGTCCAACTCAAGAAGCTCCAGATCTTAGACCTGTCATCTAACAATATATCAGGTTTTATTCCGCGTAACATTTCATCTCTACAAGCAATGGTAATACCAAGAGAAGACGGCCACATGTTATCTACTCTGTCAAACTCCTTTCATATATTTGTAAGAGAGAAAGGCCTTAATACATATTTTAAACTTGGCCCTTTTGATACATATGTAATTCGAGTTCCGTCTCATGTTGAATTGGACATGACCGTGAAAGGCTTAGAGCGGCACTACTCATATATTCTTTCCACGACAACATACATAGATCTCTCAAGCAAACAATTAAAAGGAGAATTTCCAGTAGATTTTGGAAAGTTAAAAGGGTTGGGGTTTCTCAATCTATCAATGAACAACCTCAGTGGAGTTATTCCACACAGTTTGGGGGAAATGAGTCAGTTAGAATCATTGGACCTTTCTTCAAACAGAAGATTTTATGGAAGTATTCCtgtggagattcaatctctaacttCATTGGAATGTTTAGATTTGTCCAACAACAACCTCTCAGGCAACATACCCCAAGGAGGACAGATGATCACATTTGACAACACGTCATATTCTGGAAATCCATATTTGGAAGGATGCCCACTTCCAAAGAAATGTTCTTGGCCACAATTTTCTCCTCCCCTTCGCTCTCCAAATGAAATACAAGATAGAAATGAAGGTTTTAGAAAGAAAATATCATGGTATGTGATTGGACTAGGATTTTCACATGTATCTGGTTTTTGCTGTGTAATGCTATTGCTTGCAGTGAGAAAGGCGTGGAGAGAGAAATACTTCAATAGGGTTGATAAGATTTTGAAGTTTTCGTTTCCATCCATACAAAATAAGAGATTGTGA